One genomic window of Halolamina sediminis includes the following:
- the pabB gene encoding aminodeoxychorismate synthase, component I → MTETTVITEPEQFHAVAGEAPAGARVPVEIRTVVDDPFDAYRRARKERGGVFLETSGGQEGWGYFGVEPAEFLTVSEGSVLAEGLGGEAGDRRFGQKQSETLAALSGLLDGEALVRGDCDVPYPCGAIGWLSYDIARELESFGDGDPDDRELPTLQIGVYDCLAAWEEPRGDEVTLRITACPRVPAEADDATLDACYDRALTKAASLGRRAHIGDSAVGPPPADAEAAAFESTCGREQFCERVRRAKAYIREGDTFQANVSQRLEAPAAVHPVEAYNALRAVNPAPYSGLLEFRGVDLVSASPELLLERDGDRLLTEPIAGTRPRGDTDEEDAALADDLRTDEKERAEHAMLVDLERNDLGKVSEYGSVEVTEYRRVDRYSAVMHLVSLIEGRLREDGTLTDAVAATFPGGTITGAPKPRTMEIIDELEDRRRGPYTGSVGIFGFDGRATLNIVIRTLVRHADEYHLSVGAGIVHDSDPDAEYDETLAKARGLLDAIDDALDRGHLDVAEGSEREETTADGGEAER, encoded by the coding sequence ATGACCGAGACGACGGTGATCACCGAGCCCGAGCAGTTCCACGCCGTGGCCGGCGAGGCCCCGGCGGGCGCTCGGGTGCCCGTCGAAATCCGGACCGTCGTCGACGACCCGTTCGACGCCTACCGCCGCGCCCGGAAGGAGCGCGGCGGGGTGTTCCTCGAAACGTCGGGCGGGCAGGAAGGCTGGGGCTACTTCGGCGTCGAGCCCGCGGAGTTTCTCACTGTCTCCGAGGGGTCGGTGCTGGCCGAGGGCTTAGGTGGAGAGGCGGGCGACCGCCGGTTCGGGCAGAAGCAGTCCGAAACGCTCGCGGCGCTATCGGGACTGCTCGACGGCGAGGCGCTCGTTCGCGGCGACTGCGACGTGCCCTACCCGTGTGGCGCGATCGGCTGGCTCTCCTACGACATCGCTCGGGAACTGGAGTCCTTCGGCGACGGCGACCCCGACGACCGCGAGCTGCCGACGCTCCAGATCGGCGTGTACGACTGTCTCGCGGCGTGGGAGGAGCCACGCGGCGACGAGGTGACGCTGCGGATCACCGCCTGCCCTCGCGTGCCCGCCGAGGCCGACGACGCGACGCTCGACGCCTGCTACGACCGCGCACTGACGAAAGCTGCGTCGCTGGGTCGCCGGGCACACATCGGCGACTCCGCGGTCGGCCCCCCGCCCGCCGACGCCGAGGCGGCGGCGTTCGAGAGCACCTGCGGGCGCGAGCAGTTCTGCGAGCGCGTCCGCCGCGCGAAGGCGTACATCCGCGAGGGGGACACGTTCCAGGCGAACGTCTCCCAGCGCCTCGAAGCGCCCGCAGCCGTCCACCCCGTCGAGGCGTACAACGCGCTGCGGGCGGTCAACCCTGCGCCCTACTCCGGGCTGTTGGAGTTCCGTGGCGTCGACCTCGTCAGCGCGAGCCCCGAACTCCTGCTCGAGCGCGACGGCGACCGTCTGCTGACCGAACCCATCGCCGGCACGCGCCCTCGTGGCGACACTGACGAGGAAGACGCCGCACTCGCGGACGACCTCCGAACCGACGAGAAGGAGCGCGCCGAGCACGCGATGCTGGTCGACCTCGAACGCAACGACCTCGGGAAGGTCAGCGAGTATGGCAGCGTCGAGGTGACGGAGTACCGCCGCGTCGACCGCTACTCGGCGGTGATGCACCTCGTCTCGCTGATCGAGGGGCGGCTCCGCGAGGACGGCACGCTGACCGACGCCGTCGCGGCGACGTTCCCCGGCGGCACCATCACCGGCGCGCCCAAACCCCGGACGATGGAGATCATCGACGAGCTCGAAGACCGCCGTCGGGGCCCCTACACCGGCAGCGTCGGGATCTTCGGCTTCGACGGTCGTGCGACGCTCAACATCGTGATCCGGACGCTGGTCCGTCACGCCGACGAGTACCACCTCAGCGTCGGCGCGGGTATCGTCCACGATTCCGATCCCGACGCCGAGTACGACGAGACGCTCGCAAAAGCCCGCGGGCTGCTCGACGCGATCGACGACGCGCTCGATCGGGGCCACCTCGACGTGGCGGAGGGTTCCGAGCGGGAGGAAACCACTGCCGACGGCGGGGAGGCCGAGCGATGA